From the Silene latifolia isolate original U9 population unplaced genomic scaffold, ASM4854445v1 scaffold_158, whole genome shotgun sequence genome, one window contains:
- the LOC141637910 gene encoding uncharacterized protein LOC141637910 isoform X2, protein MGHVSSSIWRYIGNEEEQEAVEKVRDVVVKREVTSHVCPNDSGNEEEQQEAVEKAVHVLVKREVTSHVCPNDSGNKEEEQEAVEKVINVVVKRAVTSHVCPNDSGNEEEQQEAVEKAVHVLVKREVTSRQVLETPYKEFGVSRKTVLNREVTSLQVLARPYKEFGVSRKTVSNREVTSRQVLERPYKEFGVSIKTVLNREVTSRQVLERPYKEFGVSRKTVLNREVTSLQVLARPYKEFGVSRKTVLNREVTSRQVLEIPYKEFGVSRKTVLNREVTSLQVLARPYKEFGVSRKKTVLNREVTSLQVLAWPYKKFGVSRKTVTVLSRGPYTSMQRILLVGEGDFSFSTSLAVAFGSASYMIATSLNTEGFLIKNYSKFLTNKRELEIRGCLVIHGVDATDMIGHSVLGKLKFDRIIYNFPHAGCFGRSFSDMLKNRNLVRGFVWNAKKMMNEDGEIHITHKSSYLLNLWDVPKIGREHGLHLLEEIDFDCSMFPGYNPKYGFGGDKNFDYDPSKTYKFGLHPK, encoded by the exons ATGGGTCATGTATCCTCTAGCATATGGAGATACATCGGAAATGAGGAAGAACAAGAAGCCGTCGAAAAAGTGAGAGACGTAGTAGTCAAAAGAGAGGTGACTAGTCATGTATGTCCAAACGACAGCGGAAATGAGGAGGAACAACAAGAAGCCGTCGAAAAAGCGGTACACGTATTAGTCAAAAGAGAGGTGACTAGTCATGTATGTCCAAACGACAGCGGAAATAAGGAGGAAGAACAAGAAGCGGTCGAAAAAGTGATAAACGTAGTAGTCAAAAGAGCG GTGACTAGTCATGTATGTCCAAACGACAGCGGAAATGAGGAGGAACAACAAGAAGCCGTCGAAAAAGCGGTACACGTATTAGTCAAAAGAGAGGTGACTAGTCGGCAGGTATTGGAGACGCCTTATAAGGAATTTGGTGTCTCAAGAAAAACGGTTCTGAATAGAGAGGTGACTAGTCTTCAGGTATTGGCGAGGCCTTATAAGGAATTTGGTGTCTCAAGAAAAACGGTTTCGAATAGAGAGGTGACTAGTCGTCAGGTATTGGAGAGGCCTTATAAGGAATTTGGTGTCTCAATAAAAACGGTTCTGAATAGAGAGGTGACTAGTCGTCAGGTATTGGAGAGGCCTTATAAGGAATTTGGTGTCTCAAGAAAAACGGTTCTGAATAGAGAGGTGACTAGTCTTCAGGTATTGGCGAGGCCTTATAAGGAATTTGGTGTCTCAAGAAAAACGGTTCTGAATAGAGAGGTGACTAGTCGTCAGGTATTGGAGATTCCTTATAAGGAATTTGGTGTCTCAAGAAAAACGGTTCTGAATAGAGAGGTGACTAGTCTTCAGGTATTGGCGAGGCCTTATAAGGAATTTGGTGTCTCAAGAAAAAAAACGGTTCTGAATAGAGAGGTGACTAGTCTTCAGGTATTGGCGTGGCCTTATAAGAAATTTGGTGTCTCAAGAAAAACGGTTACGGTTCTCAGTAGGGGACCATATACTAGCATGCAGAGAATTCTGTTAGTTGGTGAAGGTGATTTTTCATTTTCAACTAGTTTGGCTGTGGCTTTTGGTTCTGCTTCCTACATGATTGCTACTTCTCTCAACACTGAAG GGTTTTTGATAAAAAATTATAGCAAGTTCTTGACTAACAAGAGAGAGTTGGAGATCCGAGGTTGCTTGGTCATCCATGGTGTTGATGCCACAGATATGATTGGACATTCTGTACTCGGGAAGTTAAAATTTGATCGTATCATATACAATTTCCCACATGCGGGATGCTTTGGTAGAAGTTTTTCTGATATGCT CAAAAATCGGAACTTGGTAAGAGGTTTCGTATGGAACGCAAAAAAGATGATGAATGAAGATGGTGAAATACACATCACACATAAATCAAGCTACTTACTCAATTTATGGGATGTACCGAAAATTGGACGTGAGCACGGTCTCCATTTACTTGAGGAAATCGATTTCGACTGCAGTATGTTTCCAGGGTATAATCCCAAGTACGGATTTGGAGGTGACAAGAATTTTGATTACGATCCCAGTAAAACCTACAAATTCGGATTGCATCCTAAGTAG
- the LOC141637935 gene encoding uncharacterized protein At4g26485-like has protein sequence MGQVFSYIWKCIHRPNIEADTTTTTPQNDQYAHMEAQSYYFTIPDGDMYTAQPDAITEVLPFIAVNLVNDRAEQDEEAEGEEEEEEVVKRMIQVVVQEEVTSQVFDRPISEETVCRIGPYSSIQKILLVGEGDFSFSTSLAVAFESASNMIATSLNSLEFLTKHYRKFRTNKKKLESRGCTVIHGVDATKMIQHPLLGNLRFDCIIYNFPHTGNFGKTDANMRKNQNLVRGFIRNAKEMMKEDGEIHITHKSSCFYRKWDIPKIGCDEGLHLIEEIGFKQRMYPGYRTKLGFGSNKDFCCYPSKTFKFGLHSE, from the exons ATGGGTCAAGTATTCTCTTACATATGGAAATGTATTCATCGTCCAAACATAGAAGCCGACACCACCACAACAACTCCCCAAAATGATCAATACGCCCACATGGAGGCGCAGAGCTACTACTTCACCATCCCTGACGGAGATATGTATACAGCTCAGCCGGATGCTATTACTGAAGTACTACCCTTCATTGCCGTTAATTTGGTAAACGACCGGGCAGAACAAGATGAGGAGGcggagggggaggaggaggaagaagaagtcgTCAAGAGAATGATACAAGTAGTAGTGCAAGAAGAGGTGACTAGTCAAGTATTTGATAGGCCTATCTCAGAAGAAACAGTTTGCAGGATCGGACCGTACAGTAGCATTCAGAAAATTCTGCTGGTTGGAGAAGGTGATTTTTCATTTTCAACTAGTTTGGCTGTGGCTTTTGAATCTGCTTCCAACATGATCGCTACTTCCCTCAATTCTCTAG AGTTTCTGACAAAACATTACCGCAAGTTCCGGACAAACAAGAAAAAGCTGGAGAGTCGTGGTTGCACTGTCATCCATGGCGTCGATGCCACAAAAATGATTCAACATCCTCTACTTGGGAACTTAAGATTTGATTGTATCATTTACAATTTCCCACATACCGGAAACTTTGGTAAAACTGACGCTAATATGCG CAAAAATCAGAATTTAGTACGAGGTTTCATTAGGAACGCGAAGGAGATGATGAAGGAAGACGGTGAAATACACATCACACATAAATCAAGCTGTTTTTACCGAAAATGGGATATACCGAAAATAGGATGTGATGAAGGTCTACATCTGATTGAAGAAATCGGGTTCAAACAGAGAATGTATCCTGGATATAGGACCAAGTTAGGTTTCGGAAGCAATAAGGATTTTTGTTGCTACCCCAGTAAAACCTTCAAATTTGGCTTACATTCGGAATAG
- the LOC141637912 gene encoding uncharacterized protein LOC141637912 produces MGQVSSSIWRYSGNEEEQVAVEKVIDVVVKREVTSHVCPKNSGNEEEEQEAVEKVINVVKREVTSQVLPRPYKESGVSTKMVLRREVTSHVCPKNSGNEEEQQEVVTSQVLARPYKESGVSTKTVMRREVTSHVCPKNSGNEEEQQEAVTSQVLARPYKESGVSTKTVLRSEVTNRQVLARPYKEFGVSRKTVTVLRRGPYTSIQKILLVGEGDFSFSTSLAVAFGSASNMIATSLDTQEFLTENYSKFPTNKRELELRGCMIIHGVNARKMIRHPVLGNLKFDRIIYNFPHTGCFGKSNADVRKNQKLVRGFVNNAKKMMNEDGEIHITHKSSSLFRQWDIPKIGSDQGLHLTQEIKFKRRMFPGYSPKYGFGGDDSFHCDPSKTYKFILHPK; encoded by the exons ATGGGTCAAGTATCCTCTAGCATATGGAGATACAGCGGAAATGAGGAAGAACAAGTAGCCGTCGAAAAAGTGATAGACGTAGTAGTCAAAAGAGAGGTGACTAGTCATGTATGTCCAAAAAACAGCGGAAATGAGGAGGAAGAACAGGAAGCCGTCGAAAAAGTGATAAACGTAGTCAAAAGAGAGGTGACTAGTCAGGTATTGCCGAGGCCTTATAAGGAATCTGGTGTCTCAACAAAAATGGTTCTGAGAAGAGAGGTGACCAGTCATGTATGTCCAAAAAATAGCGGAAATGAGGAGGAACAACAAGAAGTCGTGACTAGTCAGGTATTGGCGAGGCCTTATAAGGAATCCGGTGTCTCAACAAAAACGGTTATGAGAAGAGAGGTGACTAGTCATGTATGTCCAAAAAACAGCGGAAATGAGGAGGAACAACAAGAAGCCGTGACTAGTCAGGTATTGGCGAGGCCTTATAAGGAATCTGGTGTCTCAACAAAAACTGTTCTGAGAAGTGAGGTGACTAATCGTCAGGTATTGGCGAGGCCTTATAAGGAATTTGGTGTCTCGAGAAAAACGGTTACGGTTCTCAGGAGAGGACCGTATACTAGCATTCAGAAAATTTTGCTTGTTGGGGAAGGTGATTTTTCATTCTCAACTAGTTTGGCTGTGGCTTTTGGTTCCGCTTCCAACATGATTGCTACTTCTCTCGATACTCAAG AGTTTTTGACAGAAAACTATAGCAAGTTCCCGACTAACAAGAGAGAGCTGGAGCTCCGCGGTTGCATGATCATCCATGGTGTCAACGCCAGAAAAATGATTCGACACCCTGTACTTGGGAACCTAAAATTTGATCGTATCATTTACAATTTCCCACATACCGGATGCTTTGGTAAAAGTAATGCTGATGTGCG CAAAAATCAGAAATTGGTAAGAGGTTTCGTAAACAACGCAAAGAAGATGATGAATGAAGATGGTGAAATACACATCACACATAAATCAAGCTCTCTTTTCCGACAATGGGATATACCGAAAATTGGAAGCGATCAAGGTCTACATTTAACTCAGGAAATCAAGTTCAAACGCCGTATGTTTCCAGGATATAGCCCAAAGTACGGATTTGGTGGCGACGACAGTTTCCATTGCGATCCCAGTAAAACCTACAAATTTATTTTGCATCCTAAATAG
- the LOC141637910 gene encoding uncharacterized protein LOC141637910 isoform X1, with protein sequence MGHVSSSIWRYIGNEEEQEAVEKVRDVVVKREVTSHVCPNDSGNEEEQQEAVEKAVHVLVKREVTSHVCPNDSGNKEEEQEAVEKVINVVVKRAVEKVINVVVKREVTSHVCPNDSGNEEEQQEAVEKAVHVLVKREVTSRQVLETPYKEFGVSRKTVLNREVTSLQVLARPYKEFGVSRKTVSNREVTSRQVLERPYKEFGVSIKTVLNREVTSRQVLERPYKEFGVSRKTVLNREVTSLQVLARPYKEFGVSRKTVLNREVTSRQVLEIPYKEFGVSRKTVLNREVTSLQVLARPYKEFGVSRKKTVLNREVTSLQVLAWPYKKFGVSRKTVTVLSRGPYTSMQRILLVGEGDFSFSTSLAVAFGSASYMIATSLNTEGFLIKNYSKFLTNKRELEIRGCLVIHGVDATDMIGHSVLGKLKFDRIIYNFPHAGCFGRSFSDMLKNRNLVRGFVWNAKKMMNEDGEIHITHKSSYLLNLWDVPKIGREHGLHLLEEIDFDCSMFPGYNPKYGFGGDKNFDYDPSKTYKFGLHPK encoded by the exons ATGGGTCATGTATCCTCTAGCATATGGAGATACATCGGAAATGAGGAAGAACAAGAAGCCGTCGAAAAAGTGAGAGACGTAGTAGTCAAAAGAGAGGTGACTAGTCATGTATGTCCAAACGACAGCGGAAATGAGGAGGAACAACAAGAAGCCGTCGAAAAAGCGGTACACGTATTAGTCAAAAGAGAGGTGACTAGTCATGTATGTCCAAACGACAGCGGAAATAAGGAGGAAGAACAAGAAGCGGTCGAAAAAGTGATAAACGTAGTAGTCAAAAGAGCGGTCGAAAAAGTGATAAACGTAGTAGTCAAAAGAGAGGTGACTAGTCATGTATGTCCAAACGACAGCGGAAATGAGGAGGAACAACAAGAAGCCGTCGAAAAAGCGGTACACGTATTAGTCAAAAGAGAGGTGACTAGTCGGCAGGTATTGGAGACGCCTTATAAGGAATTTGGTGTCTCAAGAAAAACGGTTCTGAATAGAGAGGTGACTAGTCTTCAGGTATTGGCGAGGCCTTATAAGGAATTTGGTGTCTCAAGAAAAACGGTTTCGAATAGAGAGGTGACTAGTCGTCAGGTATTGGAGAGGCCTTATAAGGAATTTGGTGTCTCAATAAAAACGGTTCTGAATAGAGAGGTGACTAGTCGTCAGGTATTGGAGAGGCCTTATAAGGAATTTGGTGTCTCAAGAAAAACGGTTCTGAATAGAGAGGTGACTAGTCTTCAGGTATTGGCGAGGCCTTATAAGGAATTTGGTGTCTCAAGAAAAACGGTTCTGAATAGAGAGGTGACTAGTCGTCAGGTATTGGAGATTCCTTATAAGGAATTTGGTGTCTCAAGAAAAACGGTTCTGAATAGAGAGGTGACTAGTCTTCAGGTATTGGCGAGGCCTTATAAGGAATTTGGTGTCTCAAGAAAAAAAACGGTTCTGAATAGAGAGGTGACTAGTCTTCAGGTATTGGCGTGGCCTTATAAGAAATTTGGTGTCTCAAGAAAAACGGTTACGGTTCTCAGTAGGGGACCATATACTAGCATGCAGAGAATTCTGTTAGTTGGTGAAGGTGATTTTTCATTTTCAACTAGTTTGGCTGTGGCTTTTGGTTCTGCTTCCTACATGATTGCTACTTCTCTCAACACTGAAG GGTTTTTGATAAAAAATTATAGCAAGTTCTTGACTAACAAGAGAGAGTTGGAGATCCGAGGTTGCTTGGTCATCCATGGTGTTGATGCCACAGATATGATTGGACATTCTGTACTCGGGAAGTTAAAATTTGATCGTATCATATACAATTTCCCACATGCGGGATGCTTTGGTAGAAGTTTTTCTGATATGCT CAAAAATCGGAACTTGGTAAGAGGTTTCGTATGGAACGCAAAAAAGATGATGAATGAAGATGGTGAAATACACATCACACATAAATCAAGCTACTTACTCAATTTATGGGATGTACCGAAAATTGGACGTGAGCACGGTCTCCATTTACTTGAGGAAATCGATTTCGACTGCAGTATGTTTCCAGGGTATAATCCCAAGTACGGATTTGGAGGTGACAAGAATTTTGATTACGATCCCAGTAAAACCTACAAATTCGGATTGCATCCTAAGTAG